A stretch of Aspergillus nidulans FGSC A4 chromosome VI DNA encodes these proteins:
- a CDS encoding uncharacterized protein (transcript_id=CADANIAT00010502), whose protein sequence is MAESAFLLFLRLSAGFTSASLPAQYPSLFKKRIMSKKTIYSIWARMDIAGCATGICGHIIFNFAENIAPEAQWQGAYSYILLVVSLCGHDDLCSLHTRHFLCHHAYQTELLGAAVCIDISNALRNGNVFSRMQCSSFQRDTSRTSRSHEAKRVDAI, encoded by the exons ATGGCTGAATCTGCATTCTTACTCTTTCTACGTCTGTCTGCAGGATTTACTAGTGCTTCACTTCCGGCGCAATATCCGAGTCTTTTTAAGAAGCGGATAATGTCTAAGAAAACAATATACAGTATATGGGCGAGAATGGATATCGCTGGATGCGCGACAGGCATTTGCGGCCACATTATCTTCAACTTTGCAGAGAATATCGCCCCAGAAGCGCAATGGCAGGGCGCATACAGCTATATTCTCCTTGTTGTTTCGCTG TGTGGTCATGATGATCTCTGCAGTTTGCACACCCGACATTTTTTATGCCATCATGCCTATCAAACAGAGCTACTAGGGGCAGCTGTTTGCATCGATATTAGTAATGCCTTGCGGAAT GGAAATGTCTTTTCCCGCATGCAATGTTCTAGTTTCCAACGCGATACCTCAAGAACATCAAGGA GCCATGAAGCTAAGCGTGTTGATGCTATTTGA
- a CDS encoding isopenicillin-N N-acyltransferase aatA (transcript_id=CADANIAT00010503) — translation MLHVTCQGTPSEIGYHHGSAAKGEIAKAIDFATGLIHGKTKKTQAELEQLLRELEQVMKQRWPRYYEEICGIAKGAEREVSEIVMLNTRTEFAYGLVEARDGCTTVYCKTPNGALQGQNWDFFTATKENLIQLTICQPGLPTIKMITEAGIIGKVGFNSAGVAVNYNALHLHGLRPTGLPSHLALRMALESTSPSEAYEKIVSQGGMAASAFIMVGNAHEAYGLEFSPISLCKQVADTNGRIVHTNHCLLNHGPSAQELNPLPDSWSRHGRMEHLLSGFDGTKEAFAKLWEDEDNYPLSICRAYKEGKSRGSTLFNIVFDHVGRKATVRLGRPNNPDETFVMTFSNLDTKSAIQANI, via the exons ATGCTTCACGTAACTTGCCAAGGTACCCCCTCCGAA ATCGGCTATCACCATGGCTCTGCTGCCAAAGGCGAGATTGCGAAAGCCATTGACTTCGCAACTGGCCTCATTCATGGCAAAACAAAAAAGACACAGGCGGAGCTTGAACAGCTCCTCAGGGAGTTGGAGCAGGTGATGAAACAGCGCTGGCCGAGATACTATGAGGAAATCTGCG GAATCGCAAAGGGTGCGGAACGCGAAGTATCGGAGATTGTCATGCTCAACACTCGTACGGAATTCGCGTACGGGCTCGTAGAAGCCCGGGACGGGTGCACCACTGTTTACTGCAAAACCCCCAATGGAGCGCTACAGGGCCAGAACTGGGAC TTCTTCACCGCAACCAAAGAAAACTTGATCCAGTTAACAATTTGTCAGCCGGGTCTACCCACTATCAAAATGATTACAGAAGCTGGTATCATTGGCAAAGTGGGTTTCAACAGTGCTGGTGTCGCTGTCAATTACAATGCACTACACCTACATGGCCTCCGTCCCACTGGCCTCCCCTCGCATCTCGCGCTGCGCATGGCCCTCGAAAGTACATCTCCGTCTGAGGCGTATGAAAAAATCGTCTCGCAAGGGGGCATGGCGGCTAGCGCGTTCATCATGGTGGGCAACGCACACGAGGCCTACGGGCTAGAGTTCTCGCCCATCAGCTTGTGCAAGCAAGTTGCTGACACCAATGGGCGGATAGTGCATACGAACCACTGCCTCCTCAACCATGGGCCATCGGCGCAAGAGCTTAATCCCCTGCCGGACTCGTGGAGCCGCCACGGGCGGATGGAACATCTCCTCTCTGGTTTTGACGGCACGAAGGAGGCATTTGCGAAGTTGtgggaggacgaagacaacTACCCTCTCTCGATCTGCCGGGCATATAAGGAAGGGAAAAGTAGAGGCTCCACTCTTTTCAACATCGTCTTCGATCATGTGGGCCGGAAGGCAACAGTGCGGCTGGGCCGGCCCAATAACCCTGATGAGACCTTTGTCATGACCTTTAGCAATCTGGATACCAAGTCCGCGATCCAAGCCAACATTTGA
- a CDS encoding uncharacterized protein (transcript_id=CADANIAT00010495), with amino-acid sequence MPAPHPNELRVQVLSYWALGIQPPDIAKMLQINVRTIWDMIQKGQDRGYNPAQSMRVKLEYVEDGKRSGRPKEISEATDMAVLASVKQDRNGREKSSEILAFEAETAYQHKKSEVEIAALNAELEPILREEWEIETRLKRLHLRGVPGRVPTWRFTEKTGKLVRKSKGGVDWWRYQQEILLPHLIPFAKACKIERPDTKVLEDGAPAHKHHAQRRIYSIHEIEKIFDWPGNSPDLNAIEPCWMWMKKRTTSRGAPRDKKTGKTAWIKAWNELPQEKIQGWIERLIRHIQEVIQHDGGNEYKEGRTDHDARSWKGRRIKGQLSARQDLSPDP; translated from the exons ATGCCAGCGCCTCATCCAAATGAGCTTCGAGTTCAAGTCCTCTCTTACTGGGCCTTAGGGATTCAGCCACCCGATATAGCCAAGATGCTTCAGATCAACGTCCGTACGATATGGGATATGATCCAGAAGGGCCAAGATCGTGGCTACAATCCTGCTCAGTCCATGAGGGTTAAGCTTGAATATGTGGAAGATGGCAAGCGCTCTGGCCGTCCGAAGGAGATTTCTGAAGCTACAGATATGGCAGTTCTTGCATCTGTCAAGCAGGATAGGAATGGACGTGAGAAATCTTCTGAAATCCTTGCCTTTGAAGCAG AGACTGCTTACCAACACAAGAAGTCAGAGGTAGAGATAGCAGCTCTAAatgcagagctggagcctaTTCTCagggaggaatgggagatAGAGACGAGGCTAAAGCGTCTGCATCTTCGTGGGGTCCCTGGGCGTGTTCCTACATGGAGATTTACTGAGAAAACTGGGAAGCTTGTACGAAAGAGCAAAGGAGGAGTTGACTGGTGGAGATACCAGCAG GAAATCCTTCTTCCACATCTTATTCCTTTTGCCAAGGCCTGCAAAATCGAACGTCCAGATACAAAGGTATTAGAGGATGGGGCCCCTGCTCATAAACACCATGCTCAGCGCCGCATTTACAGCATCCATGAAATTGAGAAGATCTTTGACTGGCCTGGCAATTCGCCTGATCTTAATGCAATTGAGCCATGCTggatgtggatgaagaagcgtaCAACTTCACGTGGAGCACCTAGGGACAAAaagactggaaagacagCTTGGATAAAGGCATGGAATGAGCTCCCTCAGGAGAAGATACAGGGCTGGATTGAGAGGCTTATAAGGCATATCCAGGAGGTTATACAACATGATGGGGGTAATGAGTACAAGGAGGGCCGTACAGATCATGATGCTCGAAGCTGGAAGGGCAGGCGGATCAAAGGTCAGCTTTCTGCGCGTCAAGATCTATCTCCAGATCCTTGA
- a CDS encoding uncharacterized protein (transcript_id=CADANIAT00010494), which yields MEPRTIDLVIIGAGWHGLAAAKTALALNPDLSLLVLDSATSIGGVWAEERLYAGLRTNNLLGSYEYSDFPMSDNVMPGLVEAGQHIPGRAVHEYLKAYADRFGIRDKIWLNCKVESVEYIKGYAERKEWVVRYINAAGTGHAKDGCIRTRKLILATGLTSQPRIPIFAGQDSYGAPLFHVKELALYQNILFSKTNDKTEDQNMGTEEEEEDYEGTRDDQPPLTVLGGSKSAWDTVYACASRGHRVNWVIRSSGTGPSWMSPAAVFSPLNLLLESLPLVRALSWFSPCIWVSSPIRRFLHGTWLGRIIVRLFWASLEWDILRVNRYSDHVETAKLRPWIKPIWAGTAVGILNFSHNFFSLIRQGLVKVHIADIERLERHTVVLSNEDKLYTRAVILCTGWKASPGIRFLPDGIEQELGLPWTADSLDPELIEQTRKNIHTRLPMLGTVPEARSYHDKKDVNETVLHPFRLARFIVPPSLWDDHSITVLGTVTTFNTPLVTEVQALWVLVYLNHGNELHYDCHDKESLLRETALHTEFCALRSPADHGARNADFVFEVLPYLDMLLLDLGLRTARKGSWWKNLFVPHQPRDYAGLVEEWKGRVSVANKGGRIKID from the exons ATGGAACCGAGAACAATTGATCTGGTCATAATCGGCGCTG GCTGGCATGgcctcgccgccgccaaaacCGCACTCGCCCTGAATCCCGACCTGAGTTTGCTCGTTCTGGATTCCGCCACGTCAATCGGCGGTGTCTGGGCGGAAGAGCGTTTATATGCAGGACTAAGGACTAACAACCTTCTGGGGTCATATGAGTATAGCGACTTTCCTATGAGTGATAATGTCATGCCGGGACTGGTGGAAGCTGGACAGCATATACCAGGTCGAGCGGTGCATGAATATCTGAAAGCATATGCAGACCGCTTCGGGATCCGGGACAAAATCTGGCTGAATTGCAAGGTAGAGAGTGTGGAATATATCAAGGGATAtgcagagagaaaagaatggGTTGTTAGGTACATAAATGCAGCAGGAACTGGACACGCCAAAGACGGCTGTATACGAACGCGGAAACTCATACTCGCAACGGGGCTTACCTCTCAACCACGTATTCCTATTTTCGCCGGCCAGGACTCATATGGTGCGCCGCTATTCCATGTAAAGGAGCTTGCCCTTTACCAAAACATCCTTTTTTCTAAGACCAATGATAAAACTGAAGATCAGAATATGGGcacggaagaggaagaagaggattatGAAGGCACCCGTGATGACCAACCACCATTAACTGTGCTCGGTGGAAGCAAATCTGCCTGGGACACCGTCTACGCATGTGCCTCAAGGGGTCACCGCGTCAACTGGGTTATTAGATCCTCTGGAACTGGTCCATCGTGGATGAGTCCTGCCGCCGTTTTCTCGCCCTTGAACCTTCTCCTTGAGAGTCTCCCACTCGTGCGTGCCCTGTCTTGGTTCAGTCCGTGCATATGGGTGAGCAGTCCAATACGCAGGTTCCTGCATGGGACGTGGCTAGGACGCATCATTGTGCGTCTTTTTTGGGCTTCCTTGGAGTGGGATATTCTTCGGGTCAATCGGTACAGTGACCATGTCGAGACAGCCAAGTTACGACCCTGGATCAAACCTATCTGGGCCGGGACTGCTGTGGGAATCCTGAATTTCTCGCATAACTTCTTTAGCCTTATTCGGCAAGGATTGGTCAAAGTGCACATCGCCGATATTGAGCGGCTGGAGCGGCATACAGTAGTCCTTTCCAACGAGGACAAGCTCTATACCAGGGCAGTAATCCTGTGCACAGGATGGAAAGCATCTCCAGGCATCCGGTTCTTGCCAGATGGAATTGAACAAGAGCTCGGCTTACCGTGGACAGCAGACTCGCTAGATCCAGAGCTCATCGAGCAAACTCGTAAAAACATCCACACGCGCCTGCCTATGCTCGGTACCGTCCCAGAGGCCAGGAGCTATCACGACAAAAAAGATGTCAATGAAACCGTTCTGCACCCTTTCCGTCTCGCCCGCTTCATCGTGCCCCCTTCCCTATGGGATGACCACAGCATCACCGTCTTAGGAACCGTTACCACGTTTAACACACCTCTCGTTACCGAAGTACAAGCCCTGTGGGTACTAGTCTATCTAAACCATGGCAATGAGCTGCACTATGATTGTCATGACAAGGAGTCGCTACTCCGCGAGACAGCACTCCACACGGAATTCTGTGCCCTGCGTTCGCCAGCGGACCATGGGGCGCGGAATGCTGACTTTGTCTTCGAAGTCCTGCCGTATTTGGATATGTTGCTTCTAGATTTAGGCTTGAGGACGGCAAGGAAAGGGTCGTGGTGGAAAAATTTGTTCGTACCGCATCAGCCGAGGGATTATGCGGGGTtggtggaggagtggaagggaCGTGTATCTGTAGCCAACAAGGGGGGGAGGATAAAGATTGATTAG
- a CDS encoding uncharacterized protein (transcript_id=CADANIAT00010492), whose protein sequence is MLACGVAWQVWLIINQKRIMISYVTYLQLLLIKAVQNSAKLDKQDII, encoded by the exons ATGCTG GCGTGTGGAGTTGCATGGCAAGTCTGGTTAATTATAAATCAGAAGAGGATTATGATCAGTTATGTAACTTACTTGCAG CTTTTATTAATTAAGGCTGTTCAGAA CTCTgcaaagcttgacaagcaagATATTATTTAG
- a CDS encoding uncharacterized protein (transcript_id=CADANIAT00010490), with translation MDDNIDPVNWEEDINDILSDMFEEEAREDVIEDQPTTLTDLTDAKLHPLQILYIEYIDDLPEYPKTYINSHMYIIAADKMSQSEAEQQVQDYSHSSLYRLRHINSYFLNSWQEIQIIQKDIDLVENDIQKRNVFRNIITAL, from the exons ATGGATGACAACATAGATCCAGTTAactgggaagaagatattaATGATATTCTATCAGATAtgtttgaagaggaggcaagaGAGGATGTAATAGAG GACCAACCAACAACCTTGACAGATCTTACTGATGCAAAGTTACACCCTTTACAGATACTCTATATTGAATATATAGATGACCTTCCTGAGTATCCAAAGACTTATATTAATAGTCATATGTATATCATTGCAGCAGATAAAATGTCACAATCAGAGGCGGAGCAACAAGTTCAAGAT TATTCTCATTCAAGCCTCTATAGGCTAAGACATATCAATTCCTATTTCTTGAACT CATGGCAAGAAATCCAAATAATTCAGAAAGATATTGACCTTGTTGAAAATGATATTCAGAAGAGGAATGTATTTAG AAATATTATCACAGCTCTCTGA
- a CDS encoding uncharacterized protein (transcript_id=CADANIAT00010493), with protein MTYKGLFSEQDAHQPVAIKDKHEAVQQQIISNLQAQSKSDLSAALPSLPRKKDGTVYISNMRKKIKELGYIIPCNKYPSAKDCCKDQNTSLRPAAVP; from the exons ATGACT TACAAGGGCCTCTTCTCCGAGCAAGATGCACACCAGCCAGTTGCTATTAAAGATAAACATGAAGCTGTTCAGCAGCAAATTATCAGCAATCTACAAGCCCAGTCTAAGTCAGACCTGTCCGCGGCCCTACCTTCCCTGCCCCGAAAGAAGGATGGAACA GTTTATATTTCTAAcatgcgcaagaagatcaaagagCTGGGCTATATTATACCCTGTAATAAATATCCATCTGCTAAGGACTGCTGCAAGGATCAGAATACCT CTCTAaggcctgctgctgttccttaa
- a CDS encoding uncharacterized protein (transcript_id=CADANIAT00010497) translates to MPSIRDNDLRKSPEYCHYLEAVKDRELTLPDFKIDDNGMPDIHPYKVYCQVKGCLKHTVPSANRNILVKYLKDKNSHGMEFTLHNRPPTMKELMEAKGKSTSKLHKFLNEGEAGNDQDNGKGL, encoded by the exons ATGCCGAGCATTCGCGATAATGATCTCCGAAAGTCCCCAGAGTACTGTCACTATCTCGAGGCAGTTAAGGACAGGGAGCTTACACTGCCAGATTTCAAGATA GACGACAATGGCATGCCTGATATCCATCCATATAAAGTCTACTGCCAAGTAAAGGGATGCCTTAAGCATACA GTTCCCTCTGCCAACAGAAACATATTGGTCAAGTActtgaaggacaagaactcCCACGGCATGGAGTTTACATTGCACAATAGACCTCCTACTATGAAGGAACTGATGGAGGCCAAAGGCAA aagcacaAGCAAGCTGCATAAGTTTCT CAATGAGGgtgaagctggaaatgatcagGACAATGGCAAGGGCCTGTAA
- a CDS encoding uncharacterized protein (transcript_id=CADANIAT00010498), with protein MAIPRPSTPPEAPLEVTEISERSQSSRWLSRDDRIRILTLRDAGFTYQQISSQLGFTYRQVQYTCQNEQSTPRKPPGQRPKLSEEGMDNIITFISSSQRTRRLSYKRVIEELNLPCGETALARALKKRGYSRCKALRKPPLSDDTKRVRLAWALEHVNWTIEQWNRILWSDETWVTPGFHTRIWVTRRAGEELDETCIRLSTPKKRGWMFWGSFYGDTKGPCLFWEKEWGSINVESYCERIVPIIDGYLRLNRQQGNYLCLMHDGAPGHASKDTIAELHERSIYPISWPAFSPDLNPIEMVWNWMKDWIQERYPDDRQLSYDALREIVRASWDAVPTDFLKGLIGSMQARCQAVIEAEGGHTKY; from the coding sequence ATGGCTATCCCCAGACCTAGCACCCCTCCAGAGGCGCCtttggaggtgactgagatatctgaaaggagccaaagttCTAGATGGCTAAGTCGCGATGATCGGAttcgcattttgactctacgagatgctggttttacctatcaacagatctcttctcagcttggaTTTACCTATCGTCAGGTGCAATAtacctgccagaatgagcaatcTACTCCTCGAAAGCCTCCTGGCCAGCGCCCGAAGCTATCAGAAGAGGGTATGGACAATATCATTacctttatctcttcatcacaacgTACGCGCCGACTATCTTATAAacgagttattgaagaactaAATCTTCCCTGCGGAGAAACTGCACTTGCACGAGCACTTAAAAAACGAGGCTATTCCCGATGCAAAGCTCTTCGAAAGCCACCTTTATCGGACGATACAAAGCGTGTACGTcttgcctgggcccttgagcatgtgaattggacaattgagcaatggaaTCGAATACTTTGGtctgatgagacttgggttactccaggcttccataccagaatctgggttaccagaagagcaggagaagagctagatgagACCTGTATTCGTTTGTCTACCCCCAAAAAGCGTggttggatgttttggggaTCATTTTATGGAGATACTAAAggcccttgccttttctgggagaaagaatggggctCTATCAATGTAGAGAGTTACTGTGAGCGAATTGTGCCTATTATTGACGGCTATCTTCGCCtgaaccgacagcaaggtaactatctttgtcttatgcatgatggagcacctggccatgccagcaaagatactatagcagagcttcatgagcgTAGTATCTATCCTATTAGttggcctgccttctcccctgaTCTGAACCCTATTGAGATGgtatggaactggatgaaagaCTGGATCCAAGagagatatccagatgaccgcCAGCTATCTTATGATGCCCTACGAGAAATTGTACGAGCTTCATGGGATGCAGTCCCTACAGACTTTTTGAAAGGCCTTATTGGGTCTATGCAAGCCAGATGTCAGGCAGTAATCGAGGCAGAGGGTGGCCATACAAAATATTAG
- a CDS encoding uncharacterized protein (transcript_id=CADANIAT00010501), with protein sequence MAPIVHFASSLKKSSESFYTWCNDFGRVWPKAHVSCDMSNAINILENSVPDAGGIPI encoded by the exons ATGGCTCCCATTGT GCACTTTGCTAGCAGCCTCAAGAAGTCTTCGGAGAGCTTCTATACTTGGTGTAATGACTTCGGTCGGGTCTGGCCCAAAGCTCACGTCTCCTGCGACATGAGCAatgccatcaacatccttgAGAACAGTGTCCCAGACGCAGGCGGTATTCCGATCTAG
- a CDS encoding MFS transporter (transcript_id=CADANIAT00010500) yields the protein MTTASLEGQGTAAHHSEISPTRHGDDSGVGSAQNANDEHVYIADGYHIVRRMIFIMTVCSSMFMNQLGLCNTLTTPEIIGESFGVTDPGNLSWTISGYGLTLGTFILIGGRLGDELGNKAIFIIGMGWLALTSMMAGVSVYSSYPVYILARVLQGLGPSLTVPNALAIMGKCFSQGPRNMGFAWFAASAPVGAMTGLLFGPLFAMAWWPWIYWSQALGVAFLFVISFVAIPNMPVEGEPKRRTIREVLNRVDLLGGASGVTALILFNFAWNQSLITMWDEPYVYVCLILSFVFLAAFFYIELHLARYPILPVAILTSDIAFVFGCTAAGWSTFGIWLFYVIRICVNIGGQTPIQLAAWLSPILVTGISTALIVGKIVDKVPASSIMFFAMFCYFLTSLLMALRPVHSTYWTYFFFATIIATFAMDSSLPAATIIFSNAVPRHYQGMGSSVIMTIVVYSISLGLGFAGTIELQINNGGHTKADLLHGYRGTLWFSVGLTAFGTILALIFLLKDHRRRQLMQ from the exons ATGACTACCGCGTCGTTAGAAGGGCAAGGAACTGCAGCGCATCATTCCGAAATTTCACCAACGAGACATGGTGATG ACTCAGGTGTAGGTTCTGCACAGAATGCGAATGATGAACACGTGTACATTGCCGATGGCTACCACATTGTTCGACGGATGATATTCATCATGACAGTGTGTTCATCCATGTTTATGAACCAGTTGGGCCTATGCAACACTCTCACGACGCCCGAAATAATCGGAGAGTCCTTTGGTGTCACCGACCCTGGTAACCTCTCCTGGACAATCTCTGGTTACGGCTTGACTCTAGGCACCTTCATCTTAATCGGAGGACGTTTGGGTGACGAGCTTGGCAACAAGGCAATATTCATCATTGGTATGGGCTGGCTTGCCTTGACCAGCATGATGGCAGGAGTGTCTGTCTACTCCAGCTACCCCGTCTACATCCTTGCTCGTGTTCTGCAGGGCCTTGGCCCCTCCTTGACTGTGCCTAATGCTCTAGCTATCATGGGAAAATGCTTCTCACAGGGCCCTCGAAACATGGGGTTTGCATGGTTTGCTGCGTCAGCTCCAGTCGGTGCGATGACAGGTCTCCTCTTTGGGCCCCTTTTTGCCATGGCTTGGTGGCCATGGATCTACTGGAGTCAGGCTTTGGGGGTTGCCTTTCTTTTTGTCATCTCTTTCGTCGCGATTCCAAATATGCCCGTTGAGGGCGAGCCAAAGCGACGAACGATTCGCGAGGTTTTGAACCGAGTTGATCTTCTGGGCGGTGCAAGCGGTGTGACAGCACTGATTCTATTCAACTTTGCCTGGAATCAGAGCCTGATCACTATGTGGGATGAACCTTACGTCTACGTATGCCTGATCCTCAGTTTCGTCTTTCTGGCGGCGTTCTTTTACATCGAACTTCACCTAGCTCGTTATCCAATCCTACCTGTTGCTATCCTCACTTCCGACATTGCTTTCGTGTTCGGCTGTACAGCAGCGGGTTGGTCCACATTCGGCATCTGG CTATTCTACGTCATCCGAATATGCGTCAATATTGGTGGCCAAACCCCCATTCAACTGGCCGCATGGCTTTCTCCTATCCTTGTCACCGGTATATCAACAGCGTTGATTGTTGGCAAAATAGTCGACAAGGTCCCAGCCTCATCCATCATGTTCTTTGCAATGTTTTGTTACTTCCTCACTTCCCTTCTCATGGCCTTGCGGCCCGTACACTCAACATACTGGACCTACTTCTTTTTCGCCACCATCATCGCCACCTTTGCAATGGATTCATCGTTGCCTGCTGCCACGATCATCTTCTCTAACGCTGTGCCGCGACACTATCAAGGCATGGGTTCCAGTGTGATCATGACGATTGTTGTCTACAGTATATCGCTAGGCCTTGGTTTTGCTGGTACCATTGAACTTCAGATCAACAATGGCGGACATACTAAGGCAGACTTGCTTCATGGCTACCGGGGTACTCTCTGGTTTTCGGTAGGGTTGACAGCATTCGGCACTATACTCGCCCTTATCTTTCTACTCAAAGATCATCGAAGACGACAGTTGatgcaatga
- a CDS encoding glycosyltransferase family 32 protein (transcript_id=CADANIAT00010499), with product MLLPRHFRRLVAVAVLLMILISYRLLRKSHGPSAADARAQYPRIAKYIEDAKGSGGAWHLPQTWMQDSNTPLNDIVAAAQFALNRSNTEPSGCLPHSNIPRIIHQTWKDTQFETWRPKYQASVEKWLGVVEDEDISYIFWDDAGVAQFMRVFEPDLEAEFYGLPSPVERSDVFRVLVCKWIGGIYVDMDTEPLQSPTEWITTTDLLPWTDFKTNKLYHSTQAVNAIVGIEADTDPDTDAYWRMGYFFPVQLTQWAFAFAPHQPILQLFIDRLLETIRLARDQQLPDSEQQQAGHVLDRIDPVNLTGPIAFTDSVRTYLGQKADLRWNALTGLHDDGKTKLIEDVLVLPITGFSPGRPHFRNMGSKPITDPSARLYHHAEGSWRHWSLRVEIGKFCRTAFGLCRDWSKVPDADSWIF from the exons ATGTTATTACCTCGACACTTTCGGCGACTAGTCGCCGTCGCGGTGCTGCTGATGATCCTCATCAGTTATAGGTTACTGCGGAAAAGTCATGGACCGTCTGCGGCTGATGCGCGGGCGCAATATCCACGGATTGCAAAGTACATTGAGGATGCGAAGGGTAGCGGTGGTG CCTGGCATCTCCCGCAAACATGGATGCAAGACTCAAATACACCCCTCAACGATATCGTCGCAGCAGCGCAATTCGCACTCAATCGGTCGAACACCGAGCCCTCAGGTTGCCTTCCACACTCGAACATCCCCCGAATTATCCACCAAACATGGAAAGATACCCAATTTGAGACATGGAGACCAAAGTACCAGGCGAGCGTGGAGAAGTGGCTGGGCGTGgtagaggatgaggatatctcATATATATTCTGGGACGATGCCGGCGTTGCGCAGTTCATGCGAGTCTTTGAGCCGGATCTTGAGGCCGAGTTCTATGGCCTACCGAGCCCGGTTGAACGGTCGGACGTCTTTCGCGTACTAGTTTGCAAATGGATTGGTGGTATT TACGTCGACATGGACACCGAACCCCTCCAGTCCCCCACTGAGTGGATCACAACCACCGACCTCCTCCCCTGGACAGACTTCAAGACCAACAAACTCTACCACTCGACACAAGCCgtcaacgccatcgtcggcaTCGAAGCGGACACGGACCCAGATACCGACGCCTACTGGCGCATGGGGTACTTCTTCCCTGTCCAACTCACGCAGTGGGCATTCGCGTTCGCACCCCATCAACCCATCCTCCAACTCTTTATCGACCGGCTCCTCGAGACTATCAGGCTCGCGCGCGACCAGCAACTACCCGACtccgagcagcagcaagcaggcCACGTTCTCGACCGGATCGACCCCGTGAACCTGACTGGCCCAATCGCATTCACAGACAGCGTGCGCACATATCTAGGTCAGAAAGCCGACCTGCGGTGGAACGCGCTGACCGGGCTGCACGACGACGGCAAGACAAAGTTAATCGAGGATGTGCTGGTCCTGCCAATCACCGGCTTCAGCCCAGGCCGTCCACATTTCCGGAATATGGGTTCCAAGCCGATTACCGATCCCTCGGCCCGGCTATATCATCACGCTGAGGGTTCCTGGCGGCATTGGAGTCTGCGAGTTGAGATTGGCAAGTTCTGCCGGACGGCATTTGGCCTCTGCAGGGATTGGTCGAAAGTGCCGGATGCGGATAGTTGGATTTTCTGA
- a CDS encoding uncharacterized protein (transcript_id=CADANIAT00010496), translating into MNILSIMCEKSIMKAKLFQSLCSFEVDMSFKRRIMEKAVPTIFYFKKVFEIIHDLSGYLVQFFYLHRTGIETIIVDMDEGQRDVRFGKMPTRA; encoded by the exons ATGAATATCTTAAG CATTATGTGCGAGAAATCTATTATGAAG GCCAAGCTATTTCAAAGCCTATGCTCATTTGAAGTTGACATGTCCTTCAAACGT AGGATCATGGAAAAG GCTGTGCCTACTATTTTCTATTTTAAAAAGGTCTTTGAGATAATTCATGACCTTTCAGGCTATCTAGTACAGTTTTTCTATCTTCATAGAACCGGCATTGAAACTATCAttgttgatatggatgaaggACAGAGGGAtg ttagGTTTGGGAAAATGCCTacaagagcttga